One part of the Natronosalvus amylolyticus genome encodes these proteins:
- a CDS encoding M28 family peptidase: MPTLPDAVIGDAYTTDHPATVLEALVECSPRMAGWSGELEAARTLAETFSKIGCRDVQTESFEIPGWWRGSSSLSVATRQPEYEHQHEILALPGTPAGTVSGRLVDVGYGMPEDFEDDTLEGNIALVSSASPSTADRWRHRIEKYGYAVEAGAAGFVFRNHVEGCLPPTGSINELDGPAAIPGVGVSKEVGAQLERYCAREDTEATLTVDCETGSAESRNVTGVLGPDTERELLITAHLDAHDIATGAQDNGAGCALVAEVGRLLAAVEPHLETRVRLLVFGAEEVGLLGSRHYAATTDVENIAGVLNIDSAGQSRNLAVITHGFEPIAAAADTTASDLERPIDVRDEFSPHSDHWPFVEQGVPGAQLRSVTDDSGRGWGHTHGDTLEKLDMRDVRDIAICAANIAFELGADVDSLEPASEETIKTGLLESGEAEGMKASGEWPFDG, encoded by the coding sequence ATGCCGACCCTACCAGATGCCGTTATCGGCGACGCCTACACCACCGACCACCCAGCGACAGTCCTCGAGGCACTCGTCGAGTGTTCACCACGAATGGCCGGCTGGTCGGGTGAGCTGGAAGCCGCCCGAACGCTTGCCGAAACCTTTTCGAAGATTGGCTGTCGCGACGTGCAGACAGAATCGTTCGAAATTCCAGGCTGGTGGCGAGGGTCCTCGTCCCTCTCGGTCGCCACTCGCCAGCCGGAGTACGAACACCAACACGAGATTCTGGCGCTGCCGGGGACGCCTGCGGGAACCGTTTCCGGTCGCCTTGTCGACGTCGGCTACGGTATGCCCGAGGACTTCGAGGACGATACGCTCGAAGGCAACATCGCACTGGTCTCGAGTGCGAGCCCATCGACGGCCGACCGGTGGCGACACCGAATCGAAAAGTACGGCTACGCGGTCGAGGCTGGTGCGGCCGGATTCGTCTTCCGAAATCACGTCGAGGGCTGTCTTCCGCCGACTGGAAGCATCAACGAACTCGACGGTCCAGCGGCCATCCCAGGTGTCGGCGTCTCGAAAGAGGTCGGTGCCCAACTCGAGCGCTACTGCGCACGCGAAGACACCGAAGCGACACTCACCGTCGACTGTGAAACGGGTTCCGCCGAGTCGAGAAACGTGACGGGCGTGCTCGGCCCTGACACCGAGCGAGAACTCCTGATCACGGCACACCTCGATGCGCACGACATCGCGACTGGTGCGCAGGACAACGGTGCTGGCTGCGCCCTCGTCGCCGAAGTCGGCCGTCTGCTGGCAGCTGTCGAACCGCACCTCGAGACGCGTGTCCGCCTGCTCGTCTTCGGTGCCGAAGAAGTGGGGTTACTCGGCTCGCGTCACTACGCAGCAACCACTGACGTGGAGAACATTGCGGGCGTTCTCAACATCGACAGTGCTGGTCAATCGCGGAATCTGGCGGTCATCACCCACGGATTCGAACCGATAGCTGCGGCCGCTGATACGACTGCAAGCGATCTGGAGCGTCCGATCGATGTTCGCGACGAGTTCTCACCCCACAGCGACCACTGGCCGTTCGTGGAACAAGGCGTCCCCGGTGCCCAACTGCGTTCGGTGACCGACGATTCGGGCCGGGGGTGGGGGCATACCCACGGCGACACGCTCGAGAAACTCGATATGCGAGACGTTCGTGATATCGCCATTTGCGCCGCGAACATCGCCTTCGAACTGGGCGCGGATGTGGATTCGCTCGAACCAGCGTCAGAGGAGACGATTAAAACGGGCTTGCTCGAGTCCGGTGAAGCCGAAGGAATGAAGGCGTCGGGAGAGTGGCCGTTCGACGGATAG
- a CDS encoding cyanophycinase translates to MESHNNPQSKRKRQRTISRRHLIRVTGAGLLGATLGVSPVGARVDGDGVLMPIGGGFEPENERLHQEIIDLGGGEDSISLAIMPTASGTPTTSAEAYRDDFVEYGVPEAQIEIIEVATEDDPNTDEDESTWIENADDEDWADTVREANVILFTGGNQLRITEALKKDDGSLTAVAQAIQDVYDDGGAITGSSAGAAIMSDPMIGAGQSFGALKDGVSYEDTYFDDNDNRVFLTDGFEFLDEGLCDQHFMARGRFGRLLRAMWHEDPNAGIERNEIGYGVGENTGFIFDPSDNTARVSGEYGVTIIDLSEAYEVDTGSDALHLEDIIVHFLTHGDVFHYDDGTVTHADEKDWNCIEDPYYSGNSDSSDLFADNEIRDLMTEELVDNTESSVGGTASVQGRDLEMELWQDEDTRGWWGRSYPEDDRGRYMVSNVRAAVWPDDRDHDDNGDDDDNGDDDDGDDNGDTTEPTIDQFDVRRRSSGPWSRATVDWAVSDDDGNLESVTTELLANGTVLDYETTSVSGSSASGEHEPRTRDDPDTVRLSVIDEAGNETTDSKSY, encoded by the coding sequence ATGGAATCACATAACAATCCGCAGTCGAAACGGAAGCGACAGCGAACGATCAGCCGACGACACCTCATCCGTGTCACCGGTGCCGGACTGCTCGGCGCGACACTCGGTGTCTCACCTGTCGGTGCTCGAGTGGACGGGGATGGTGTGTTGATGCCGATCGGTGGCGGTTTCGAACCCGAAAACGAACGGCTCCATCAGGAAATTATCGACCTCGGTGGCGGCGAAGACTCGATATCCCTTGCCATCATGCCGACGGCGAGCGGGACGCCAACGACGAGTGCTGAAGCCTACCGAGATGATTTCGTCGAGTACGGCGTACCCGAAGCGCAAATCGAAATCATCGAGGTCGCGACCGAGGACGACCCGAACACCGACGAAGACGAGTCGACCTGGATCGAAAACGCAGACGACGAAGACTGGGCGGACACCGTTCGTGAGGCGAACGTGATCCTGTTCACGGGCGGCAATCAGTTGCGCATCACCGAAGCGCTCAAAAAGGACGACGGCAGTCTGACTGCAGTGGCGCAGGCGATTCAGGACGTGTACGATGACGGTGGTGCGATCACTGGCTCGAGTGCAGGCGCGGCGATCATGTCCGATCCGATGATCGGTGCGGGTCAGAGTTTCGGAGCGTTGAAAGACGGGGTCAGTTACGAGGATACGTACTTTGACGACAATGACAATCGGGTGTTCCTCACCGACGGGTTCGAGTTCCTCGACGAGGGACTCTGTGACCAGCACTTCATGGCTCGCGGGCGGTTCGGTCGCCTCTTGCGGGCCATGTGGCACGAAGACCCCAACGCCGGAATCGAACGCAACGAGATTGGGTACGGAGTCGGAGAGAATACGGGGTTCATTTTCGATCCGAGCGATAACACCGCTCGTGTCTCAGGCGAGTACGGTGTCACCATCATCGACCTCTCGGAAGCGTACGAGGTCGATACTGGAAGCGACGCCCTTCATCTCGAGGACATCATCGTCCACTTCCTGACTCACGGCGACGTCTTCCATTACGACGACGGGACAGTCACGCACGCAGATGAGAAAGATTGGAACTGCATAGAGGACCCATACTACAGCGGTAACAGCGACTCAAGTGACCTTTTCGCCGATAACGAAATCCGTGATTTGATGACCGAAGAACTCGTCGACAACACCGAGTCCTCCGTTGGCGGGACGGCAAGCGTCCAAGGTCGTGATCTCGAGATGGAGCTCTGGCAAGACGAGGACACGCGAGGTTGGTGGGGTCGAAGCTATCCCGAGGACGACCGCGGTCGGTACATGGTGTCGAACGTTCGTGCGGCAGTCTGGCCGGACGACCGAGATCACGACGATAACGGCGATGACGACGATAACGGCGATGATGACGATGGCGATGACAACGGAGATACGACGGAACCCACAATCGACCAGTTCGATGTGCGTCGTCGTTCGTCTGGCCCCTGGTCGCGAGCCACCGTTGATTGGGCCGTGAGCGACGATGATGGGAACCTCGAGTCTGTGACGACTGAGTTGCTAGCGAACGGAACGGTTCTCGATTACGAAACGACCTCGGTGAGTGGCTCGAGTGCGAGCGGCGAGCACGAGCCCCGAACTCGAGATGATCCGGACACCGTTCGTCTGTCGGTTATCGACGAAGCTGGGAACGAAACCACCGACAGCAAATCCTACTAG
- a CDS encoding CARDB domain-containing protein: MIHQRAQLNGQRTIVLAAIVVLTVAALSMAIAGTAANPDTQTPSITLATEATQVADAERTIADQTLEPGDSTTVTVTIETDSTTDPALIESIDTGFATIEALEATPDTTTAAIKDDHEALVAVWEETDSVTATYTVSVDDDVEPGTTYGITGDVETAAGSVPVAGDTTITVVETDRSIAKPELEPGESTKITVTAATEADSSVALLETVHSDVTDLEVTSAEPLPTIQAVKDDNQAVVAVWETATEVDLTYEVMVAESATPGSTVTIDGTLETEHGTMPAAGPMTITVIEPTADDDEDDEDEKDPPYVPSPSPDPATFELSVSPSTMTLDPGETQAVEAEVTNVGEASGTATLALVLEEDRSGERAVELDGGESRSVSFTLQAPDEPGTYAYHVLVDDEQHTGTLQVEADETADDSDDDSVETDDGVDSDDSGDEDADPPSDEDATDPGYDDSATDDSIDSDAGDEADDVTTDQGPTESTDDTIPGFGIVVALIALGIVPMGLRSRN; encoded by the coding sequence ATGATCCACCAACGAGCCCAATTGAACGGGCAACGAACAATCGTATTGGCAGCGATCGTCGTCCTCACCGTTGCTGCCCTCTCGATGGCGATTGCTGGCACAGCCGCGAACCCCGACACCCAGACCCCGTCGATAACATTGGCAACGGAAGCGACGCAAGTGGCCGACGCTGAGCGAACCATTGCCGATCAGACGCTCGAGCCGGGCGATTCGACGACAGTAACTGTAACAATCGAGACAGATTCCACGACGGACCCGGCACTCATCGAATCGATCGATACCGGGTTTGCCACCATAGAGGCCCTCGAAGCGACGCCCGACACAACGACAGCGGCCATCAAGGACGATCACGAAGCGCTCGTCGCCGTCTGGGAAGAGACTGATAGCGTGACCGCAACCTATACGGTCAGCGTCGACGACGACGTCGAACCGGGTACTACCTATGGGATTACCGGTGACGTAGAAACAGCTGCCGGGAGCGTCCCAGTGGCCGGCGACACGACGATAACTGTCGTCGAAACCGATCGGTCGATAGCGAAACCAGAACTCGAACCCGGAGAATCAACCAAAATCACGGTTACTGCGGCTACCGAGGCAGATTCCTCCGTGGCACTGCTCGAAACCGTACACTCGGATGTCACTGATCTCGAAGTAACCAGCGCCGAGCCACTCCCCACTATCCAGGCGGTGAAAGATGACAACCAGGCCGTCGTCGCAGTCTGGGAAACGGCAACCGAGGTCGACCTGACCTACGAGGTGATGGTCGCTGAGTCAGCGACGCCTGGCTCGACGGTTACCATCGACGGTACACTCGAGACCGAGCATGGAACGATGCCAGCCGCTGGACCGATGACGATAACCGTCATCGAACCAACAGCCGATGATGACGAGGACGACGAAGACGAAAAGGACCCACCGTATGTACCCAGTCCGTCACCCGATCCTGCGACGTTCGAACTGAGCGTGTCACCGTCTACAATGACACTGGATCCTGGTGAAACACAAGCGGTCGAGGCCGAGGTGACTAACGTCGGCGAAGCATCGGGAACGGCAACGCTTGCGCTGGTGCTCGAGGAGGATCGGAGCGGGGAGCGAGCGGTAGAACTCGACGGTGGCGAGTCCAGATCGGTTTCGTTCACGCTACAGGCACCTGACGAACCCGGTACGTACGCGTATCACGTGCTGGTCGACGATGAGCAGCATACGGGTACACTCCAGGTCGAAGCCGACGAGACGGCGGACGATAGCGATGACGACTCTGTAGAAACCGATGATGGTGTTGACAGCGATGACTCAGGCGACGAGGATGCGGACCCACCCTCCGATGAGGATGCAACAGATCCGGGGTATGATGACTCCGCTACAGACGATTCGATCGATTCGGATGCGGGAGACGAAGCCGATGACGTGACGACTGACCAGGGCCCGACTGAGAGTACCGATGATACCATTCCAGGATTCGGTATCGTCGTTGCCCTGATCGCCCTCGGTATCGTCCCAATGGGATTACGCAGTCGAAATTAA
- a CDS encoding cyanophycinase produces the protein MASLSTSSTADEGAQTTSEDDSNGGITPPPGPVVPVGGGFEPENEALYVELLELVGNEPTVAIVPTANSDPERSIEVMSIDFLEYGEQLYGEGAVTIEEIEVAPAGPDEWAGNEDDPDVAAQIENADLVWFSGGNQLRITETFFDEDGEEVAVATAIREHVENGGAVAGSSAGAAIMTDPMIGAGQSTGSLLDGVSYEDTYYDDDDNRVYLTRGLGYLGHGIADQHFYERGRFGRLLRALWHEGEDLGYGVGENTGLIFEADEPRARVSGENGVMVIDLSEAQAVENDSEALELEDVRVHHLSDGDVFDYDSRTVDPNDTDKFDVTDNPFYTTNQDSWDVFGSPQAVKDLVTEELAVNEQETVRGTAISVESTGEYERRTEVRLLFSQDERTEGWEGEYEVQEMDWRYTAIDVHLDVEIGTFALIDDHIDTETLRDVISAWQTGEPLS, from the coding sequence ATGGCCAGCCTTTCCACGTCGAGTACTGCCGATGAGGGGGCACAGACGACGAGCGAAGACGATTCGAACGGCGGAATAACGCCGCCGCCGGGCCCGGTCGTTCCGGTCGGCGGTGGCTTCGAACCGGAGAACGAGGCCCTCTACGTCGAGCTGCTCGAACTCGTCGGTAACGAGCCGACCGTTGCGATCGTCCCGACGGCAAACAGCGACCCCGAACGGAGCATCGAAGTGATGTCCATCGATTTCCTCGAATACGGCGAACAGCTGTACGGGGAGGGTGCAGTCACGATAGAGGAGATCGAAGTGGCACCTGCAGGCCCGGACGAATGGGCGGGCAACGAAGACGATCCGGACGTCGCCGCGCAAATAGAAAACGCAGACCTCGTCTGGTTCTCCGGCGGGAATCAACTTCGTATCACGGAGACGTTCTTCGACGAGGATGGCGAGGAGGTCGCCGTCGCAACCGCGATTCGTGAACACGTCGAAAACGGTGGCGCCGTCGCCGGCTCGAGTGCAGGCGCGGCAATCATGACCGACCCGATGATCGGCGCCGGTCAGAGCACAGGGTCGCTGCTCGATGGCGTCAGTTACGAAGATACGTACTACGACGACGATGACAACCGCGTGTATCTCACACGGGGGCTTGGCTATCTCGGTCACGGTATCGCAGACCAGCACTTTTACGAACGCGGTCGATTCGGACGGCTCCTTCGTGCCCTGTGGCATGAAGGTGAAGACCTTGGCTACGGCGTTGGTGAGAACACGGGCCTGATATTCGAGGCTGACGAACCACGAGCACGTGTGTCCGGAGAAAACGGTGTAATGGTCATCGACCTTTCGGAGGCCCAGGCGGTAGAAAACGACAGTGAGGCACTCGAACTCGAAGACGTTCGAGTTCATCACCTCTCAGACGGTGACGTGTTCGATTACGACAGTCGAACGGTCGATCCGAACGATACAGACAAATTCGACGTTACGGACAATCCGTTTTACACGACCAATCAGGACTCCTGGGACGTGTTCGGCTCGCCACAGGCTGTCAAAGACCTCGTCACCGAGGAACTCGCGGTCAACGAGCAAGAAACCGTTCGCGGGACGGCCATCTCCGTCGAATCAACAGGGGAGTACGAACGACGAACCGAAGTACGACTCCTGTTTTCACAGGACGAGCGTACCGAGGGGTGGGAAGGCGAGTACGAAGTACAGGAGATGGACTGGCGGTACACGGCAATCGACGTCCATCTCGACGTTGAAATTGGAACATTCGCCCTGATCGACGATCACATCGACACGGAAACACTTCGAGACGTGATCTCTGCCTGGCAAACCGGGGAGCCCCTGAGCTAA
- a CDS encoding agmatinase family protein, translating into MSGSHLPPATNAAQFRAQTAGSSLELPYAGLNTFLKGEYRPVDALEEADVGVLGVPYDHKVSNRPGARYGPEAIREASSWWGYLSSFKGGLTNMYTGEVADYDKLTTVDCGDIPVFPADEATTREAIEAHLATVSDQAFPLLLGGDHSCTYPAFCGFAQGAEHDTVGLVQIDAHTDTTGESDLFDSHYHGACTRHIAESTYSDYEHISQVGIRGYERPGFMEFVEETGLNLFTMADVHERGIGPVVRDAVEAAAEDTDAVYVTFDIDSIDPSVAPGTGTPCPDGLTAAQALETMQILGEYDAVGGADLMEVAPSFDPTGRTAQFGAFLLVTLLERRFTV; encoded by the coding sequence ATGTCTGGAAGTCATCTTCCCCCAGCAACCAATGCTGCCCAGTTCCGGGCACAGACGGCTGGTTCGTCCCTCGAACTCCCATATGCGGGACTGAATACATTTCTCAAAGGTGAGTATCGACCTGTCGATGCACTCGAGGAAGCAGACGTCGGTGTTCTCGGCGTGCCGTACGATCACAAAGTGAGCAATCGACCGGGCGCTCGCTACGGACCCGAAGCGATCAGAGAAGCGAGTAGCTGGTGGGGGTATCTGTCGAGTTTCAAAGGCGGACTGACGAACATGTATACCGGCGAAGTCGCCGACTACGACAAACTCACCACCGTCGACTGTGGGGATATCCCGGTGTTTCCCGCCGACGAGGCCACGACCCGTGAAGCGATTGAAGCGCATCTGGCGACCGTCTCCGACCAAGCGTTTCCACTGTTGCTCGGGGGCGACCACTCGTGTACGTACCCGGCGTTTTGCGGATTTGCCCAGGGCGCGGAGCACGATACCGTTGGTCTGGTCCAGATAGACGCACATACTGACACGACAGGGGAGAGTGACCTCTTCGATTCGCACTATCACGGCGCGTGTACCCGACACATCGCAGAATCGACCTACTCCGACTACGAGCACATCAGCCAGGTCGGAATTCGTGGCTACGAACGGCCCGGATTCATGGAATTCGTCGAGGAAACGGGACTGAACCTGTTTACGATGGCTGACGTCCACGAACGGGGTATCGGACCGGTCGTTCGCGACGCCGTCGAGGCCGCCGCTGAAGACACCGACGCAGTGTACGTCACCTTCGACATCGATTCCATCGACCCGTCGGTGGCCCCGGGTACCGGAACGCCGTGCCCCGACGGACTCACGGCTGCCCAGGCACTCGAGACGATGCAAATCCTCGGCGAGTACGACGCCGTCGGCGGCGCCGACTTGATGGAAGTCGCACCCTCGTTCGATCCCACTGGGCGAACCGCGCAGTTTGGCGCGTTCTTGCTGGTAACGCTGCTCGAGCGTCGTTTTACGGTCTAA
- a CDS encoding methyl-accepting chemotaxis protein — MVGTFRKLVPKAIRRSYALKFGIVLLVIGLAIGLVGIAGTAQIESEVTENANEEAATGAQQEAEKLDAWIERNEWTTRMISQSAVVQDRDNEAIDRYLQNWHDELPEGTHHVHYVDLNRNEVTASTNEETVGTELAALNVPEGGDWIRSDLDADQVHLSDSYIDTTGESDEPVLAFVQLVGDQPDRVIIYTATLSSYANQFESAGTDTQLTFAVDDSGRVVMDDVGFDESDAFHAAYEPASTLEAANTGDRGSSQLDADPSGALALPGYSYPSSPYVVGYAQSEHTDWVVVVHTPTAEAYGFVEAVTQYGLYATGFGVFVIAIGGMVLGRNTATAIDRLTAKAKQMEDGDLDVEFDSPRVDNIGQLYDGFDSMQSQLRTQIQVAENARDEAEIAREQTESMNRHLEAKADEYSEVMQACADGDLTARMDVDSENEAMCAIATEFNAMVSDLESTTAAVKTFAEEVATASEQVTASSEEVRSASEQVTESVQEISDGADRQNDRLQSVTAEMSSLSTTTEQIAASSNQVADIAERTADAGERGREAAQVAIDGMNEIEDESADAVDAIEALEAEMAQIDELTEFITQVAEQTNMLALNANIEASRSDADDAGFSVVASEVKELAAETKDAAEDIEARLERIHEQTEHTASEVQLTSQRVTEHTDSVRQAADALEEIAGYAAETNTGVQEISAASQQQAASTQEVVAMVEEVATISQETTAESENVAAAAEEQTTALTEVSGSASELTTQASELSSALDRFETDTDFEGESQRSNDELAPKAPSDESDTDEVFEFAEPTNGDSTESDTV, encoded by the coding sequence ATGGTTGGTACGTTTCGAAAGCTGGTGCCGAAAGCGATTCGGCGTAGCTACGCGCTCAAATTTGGTATCGTACTGTTGGTAATTGGCCTCGCAATCGGGCTCGTCGGTATCGCGGGAACGGCACAAATCGAAAGCGAGGTTACCGAGAACGCGAACGAGGAGGCGGCGACAGGCGCTCAGCAGGAAGCCGAAAAACTCGATGCCTGGATCGAACGCAACGAGTGGACGACGCGGATGATCTCTCAGTCGGCCGTCGTCCAAGACCGCGACAACGAAGCGATAGATCGATATCTACAAAACTGGCACGATGAGCTTCCGGAAGGGACACATCACGTCCATTACGTGGATCTCAATCGGAACGAAGTGACGGCGAGTACGAACGAAGAAACCGTTGGGACCGAACTCGCTGCTCTCAACGTTCCGGAGGGGGGAGACTGGATACGATCTGATCTCGACGCCGACCAGGTACACCTTTCGGACAGCTACATCGACACGACTGGTGAATCCGACGAACCGGTACTGGCGTTCGTGCAACTCGTCGGTGACCAACCCGATCGCGTCATCATCTACACGGCCACCCTCTCTAGTTACGCGAATCAATTCGAGAGCGCAGGGACCGACACACAGCTCACGTTCGCCGTCGACGATAGCGGCCGAGTGGTGATGGATGACGTCGGTTTCGACGAATCGGACGCTTTCCACGCGGCGTACGAACCTGCGTCGACGCTCGAGGCTGCCAACACCGGTGATCGGGGATCGAGTCAACTCGATGCCGACCCATCCGGCGCACTCGCTTTGCCGGGATATTCGTATCCCTCATCGCCATACGTTGTCGGCTACGCACAATCGGAACACACTGACTGGGTAGTGGTAGTGCATACACCGACAGCCGAGGCCTACGGCTTCGTAGAGGCAGTCACCCAGTACGGCCTATATGCGACGGGGTTCGGCGTGTTCGTCATCGCCATCGGTGGTATGGTCCTCGGTCGGAACACGGCAACGGCAATCGATCGACTGACCGCGAAGGCAAAACAGATGGAAGATGGAGATCTCGACGTGGAGTTCGACAGCCCTCGAGTCGACAACATCGGGCAGTTGTACGATGGGTTCGACTCGATGCAATCTCAGCTTCGCACCCAGATTCAGGTTGCCGAAAACGCTCGTGATGAGGCAGAAATCGCACGAGAGCAAACCGAGTCGATGAACCGACACCTCGAGGCAAAAGCAGACGAGTACAGTGAGGTGATGCAAGCGTGTGCTGATGGTGATCTCACGGCTCGAATGGACGTCGACAGCGAGAACGAAGCGATGTGCGCGATTGCAACCGAGTTCAACGCGATGGTGAGCGACCTCGAGTCGACGACGGCGGCGGTCAAGACCTTCGCCGAAGAGGTTGCGACGGCCAGCGAGCAGGTGACGGCCTCGAGCGAAGAGGTTCGCTCGGCGAGCGAGCAAGTCACCGAATCAGTGCAAGAGATATCCGACGGGGCGGACCGCCAGAACGACCGATTGCAGTCGGTTACCGCGGAGATGAGTAGTCTCTCGACGACGACCGAACAGATCGCAGCCTCCTCGAATCAGGTGGCCGATATCGCTGAGCGAACGGCGGATGCAGGAGAACGCGGGCGAGAAGCCGCACAGGTTGCTATCGACGGGATGAACGAAATCGAAGACGAGTCGGCAGACGCCGTCGACGCCATCGAAGCCCTCGAGGCGGAGATGGCACAGATCGACGAGCTCACGGAGTTCATCACCCAGGTCGCAGAACAAACCAATATGCTCGCGCTCAACGCCAATATCGAGGCTTCGAGGTCGGATGCCGATGATGCGGGCTTTTCGGTCGTTGCCAGTGAGGTCAAAGAACTCGCTGCGGAGACCAAAGACGCAGCCGAAGACATCGAGGCGCGACTCGAGCGTATTCACGAGCAGACCGAACACACGGCGTCCGAAGTTCAGCTAACCAGCCAGCGCGTGACCGAGCACACCGATTCGGTTCGCCAGGCTGCAGACGCGCTCGAGGAAATCGCCGGCTATGCGGCGGAGACGAACACCGGCGTGCAGGAAATCTCGGCAGCGAGCCAACAGCAAGCCGCCTCGACGCAGGAGGTCGTCGCGATGGTCGAGGAGGTGGCAACGATTTCTCAAGAAACCACCGCGGAAAGCGAAAACGTTGCGGCGGCCGCCGAAGAACAAACGACTGCCCTGACGGAAGTTTCGGGGAGTGCGAGTGAACTGACGACGCAGGCGAGCGAACTCTCGAGTGCACTCGATCGGTTCGAGACGGATACCGACTTCGAGGGGGAGAGCCAACGTTCGAACGATGAGTTGGCCCCGAAAGCACCCAGTGACGAGTCAGACACGGACGAGGTTTTCGAATTTGCGGAACCAACGAACGGCGATTCGACCGAATCAGACACCGTCTGA
- the gdhB gene encoding glutamate dehydrogenase GdhB, whose product MTTTPPETTESTNSESSNTHSPVEMAVDQLERAAELLDVDQGMVERLKHPTTVYRVSLPVERDDGQTEVFTGYRAQHDDVRGPYKGGIRYAQGVTEDECIALSMWMTWKCAVMDLPFGGAKGGIVVDPDELTEKERERLTRRFAESLQGAIGPTKDIPAPDMGTDEQTMAWLMDACSMQEGETIPGVVTGKPTAIGGCPGREEAPGRGVAIIAREAAAYYDMPMDELSVAVQGYGSVGANAARLLDSWGATIVAVSDVNGAIYDPSGLQTMDIPTYDEQPGAVTAYDGGEIMPNAELLELDVDVLIPAAVGNVLTRENAADVSASLIVEGANGPTTTGAAEIFDQRDLPVIPDILANAGGVTVSYFEWLQHINRRSWPLERVRETLEDEMVEAWEQVARERDERQLTWRDATYVVALSRVAEAKDLRGLWP is encoded by the coding sequence ATGACAACAACCCCACCAGAAACGACGGAATCGACGAATAGCGAATCGAGCAATACTCACTCGCCGGTCGAAATGGCCGTCGATCAACTCGAGCGAGCCGCTGAACTGCTCGACGTCGACCAGGGGATGGTCGAACGGCTCAAACATCCGACGACGGTGTATCGCGTCAGTCTGCCAGTCGAACGGGATGACGGACAGACCGAGGTGTTCACGGGATATCGTGCGCAACACGATGACGTCCGTGGGCCTTACAAGGGCGGTATACGTTACGCACAAGGCGTTACCGAAGACGAGTGCATTGCTCTCTCGATGTGGATGACCTGGAAGTGTGCGGTGATGGATCTGCCGTTTGGTGGTGCCAAAGGCGGCATCGTCGTCGACCCGGACGAATTGACTGAGAAAGAACGCGAACGCCTCACCAGACGCTTTGCCGAATCGTTGCAGGGTGCAATCGGTCCGACGAAAGATATTCCGGCACCCGATATGGGCACGGACGAACAGACGATGGCCTGGTTGATGGACGCCTGCAGCATGCAAGAAGGCGAGACGATTCCTGGCGTCGTCACCGGGAAACCCACCGCAATCGGTGGCTGTCCGGGCCGGGAGGAAGCGCCTGGCCGTGGCGTGGCTATCATCGCTCGAGAGGCAGCGGCATACTACGACATGCCGATGGATGAGCTTTCGGTGGCCGTTCAGGGCTACGGTAGTGTCGGTGCCAATGCCGCTCGCCTCCTCGACTCCTGGGGCGCTACCATCGTAGCCGTCAGCGACGTCAACGGTGCCATCTACGATCCGTCTGGACTCCAGACGATGGACATCCCGACCTACGATGAGCAACCTGGAGCGGTTACAGCGTACGATGGCGGAGAAATCATGCCGAACGCAGAACTGCTCGAGCTCGACGTCGACGTGTTGATTCCGGCCGCCGTCGGGAACGTGCTCACTCGAGAGAACGCCGCTGACGTGTCCGCCTCCCTTATCGTCGAAGGGGCTAACGGGCCGACGACGACCGGAGCGGCCGAAATTTTCGACCAGCGAGATCTCCCCGTGATTCCCGACATCCTCGCCAACGCGGGCGGCGTTACCGTCAGTTACTTCGAATGGCTCCAGCACATCAATCGGCGGTCGTGGCCGCTCGAGCGCGTCCGTGAGACACTCGAAGACGAGATGGTCGAGGCCTGGGAACAGGTCGCTCGCGAGCGTGACGAACGGCAATTGACCTGGCGGGACGCTACCTACGTCGTTGCGCTCTCGAGAGTGGCTGAGGCAAAAGATCTCCGCGGCCTGTGGCCCTGA